The DNA window CGACTTCGCCCATGCGACGGATCAGCTCGTCGTCGGCGGCAGGGCAAGGCGTCTCCTCGACGACCTTCTGGTGGCGCCGCTGGATCGAGCAGTCGCGCTCGAAGAGGTGGACCATGTTGCCGTGCCGGTCCCCGAGGACCTGGATCTCGACGTGCCGCGGCCGGACGATGGCCTTCTCGAGGTAGACCGTGGCGTTGCCGAACGCGCGGGCGGCCTCGCTCTGGGCGCGCTCGAAGGCCGCGGGCAGATCCTCGGCGCGCTCGACGAGGCGCATGCCCTTGCCGCCACCGCCGAAGGCCGCCTTGAGCATGACCGGGTAGCCGAGGCGTGCGGCGGTCGCGAGGGCCTCTTCGGGGCTGTTCGCGTCTCCACCTGGCGTGACCGGGACGCCAGCGGCCATCATCTTGGCGCGGGCTGCGGTCTTGGAGCCCATGGCGCTCATCGCGCTCGCCGGGGGGCCGATGAAGATGATGCCAGCGGCCTCGCACGCGGCGGCGAAGTCGCGGTTCTCCGAGAGGAAGCCGTAGCCGGGGTGGATGGCGTCGCAGCCCGCGCGCCGGGCGACGTCGAGGATCTTGTCGATGCGCAGGTAGCTCTCGGAGGCGAGGGCGGGCCCGATGAGGTAGGCCTCGTCGGCCAGGCGCACGTGGAGGCTCCCACGGTCGGCCTCGCTGTAGACGGCGACGGCCTGGATGCCCATCTCGTGCAGGGTTCGGAGGATGCGGACGGCAATCTCTCCGCGATTGGCGATGAGGACCTTGCGGATCACCGCCGCCCTGTAGCACGGCCACGCGCTGGCGTACCCCTCCGAGGGACGTCCGGACGGGACGGCTACACCCTCGGTGTGTGATCCGGGACCGGCGAGGCAGGGGGCGAAAGGGCGAGGGGTCGACCGTGCGCCGCTGCAGGGTGTGTGCTTCCTGCGCTTCCGCGCGCCGGGGAGCGCCGCCTCGGGGAGCGCCGCGGTGTTCCCACCGTTCGTGAGGGCGCTCAGGGGGTCGGAGTGACGTTTCCAGATGTCGCAACGGCGCTCCATCGCGTCGGAGCGTCATTTCTAAAGTTGGAAACGGCGCACCAGCGTGTTGGTGCGACGTTTCTAAATGTTGCAACGGCGCACCAGCGCGTTGGAACGTCATTTCTAAAGTTGGAAACGGCGCTCCAGCGCGTTGGAACGTCATTTCTAAAGTTGGAAACGGCGCACCAGCGCGTTGGAGCGACGTTTCTACATGTTGCAACGGCGCACCAGCGCGTTGGTGCGACATTTCCAAATGTAGAAACGCGTTTCTGGACGTTGGCGCGCCATTCCCACATCCGGGAGCTCCGCTCCGGAGCGTCGCGCTGGTGTCCAGAACATGGGAGACGGAACTCCTGGCGTTGCGCTGGGGTTCGAAACGCGGGAGACGGAACTCCTGGCGTCGTGCTGGGGTTCAAAACGCGGGAGACGGAAGTCCGAGCGTCGGCGTCGATGTCTCTGCCAGAGTCGGCTGCGTCCTCGCACGCGCCGCTCGCGCTTGCTGGCATCCAGACGTCGTCCTCCTGCGGTGGTGCTGCGCATCACCCTCTCGGAGCACGAGAACGCGCGTCGCATCCGACGCGGACCGGAGCAGGCCTCCGTTGGCCCTGGTCCCGAGATGCCATTTCATGAGGCACTTCATGAAGTCAGGGTCTCCTGGACGTGATGCCTGGTACGATCGAGCCCTTGCGGCGCCTCGATAGGTACTTCATGAAGTGACCTGGGCGTCCCTGGAACGCCGGGGTGGATGGAAGAAATCGCCCGGTCGGGCTCAGGTCTGCGGCTTGCGTTCGAGGGACCTGCCATCGCGTGGTCGCGTGTCATTGCGCGGCGTCGTGCGGCAACGAGGACCA is part of the Chondromyces crocatus genome and encodes:
- a CDS encoding acetyl-CoA carboxylase biotin carboxylase subunit codes for the protein MIRKVLIANRGEIAVRILRTLHEMGIQAVAVYSEADRGSLHVRLADEAYLIGPALASESYLRIDKILDVARRAGCDAIHPGYGFLSENRDFAAACEAAGIIFIGPPASAMSAMGSKTAARAKMMAAGVPVTPGGDANSPEEALATAARLGYPVMLKAAFGGGGKGMRLVERAEDLPAAFERAQSEAARAFGNATVYLEKAIVRPRHVEIQVLGDRHGNMVHLFERDCSIQRRHQKVVEETPCPAADDELIRRMGEVAVRGALAVGYFSAGTFEFLLGEDGSFYFLEMNTRLQVEHPITEWITGVDLVAEMVRVAAGEPLSVRQETLVRRGASIECRIYAEDPSSGFLPSPGKLEALRPPSGPWVRDDSGFYEGSEVPSHYDPLVSKLSVWAPDRRAAIARMQRALSEYVVTGIRTNLAFHQNLMAHPEFQAGRYHTGFIQEHTAALCGFAGVPTEDEAHLAAALAVAVSRAERRTAREVSIPDHGASLSPWVQAGRGNLR